A single region of the Cinclus cinclus chromosome 10, bCinCin1.1, whole genome shotgun sequence genome encodes:
- the LOC134047868 gene encoding LOW QUALITY PROTEIN: aquaporin-12-like (The sequence of the model RefSeq protein was modified relative to this genomic sequence to represent the inferred CDS: deleted 3 bases in 2 codons) produces the protein MKFFVPSGRAVSSGELLDALRCECGLGAQCLAEITPGFPGTNNLVAVPAAVSPAAPVALALPRGGHTCGLSQACGAVPRLLLLAFIKRRVQELPLLPPRLCPSTAFTMDGLNVSIAFFFLVVGVCQVLRWLSKRLLSHRTHGCLAREFAGSFQLCTSCLELRMLMDIGPWSGGFGLDVVLTLLFLLSAVHGASSDGASANPTVSLQEFLLLESSLAVTVAKLLAQGVGAGTGWAVTRLYWSWELTQLHFIQNLIAPECSSSIRASLPHAAFVEGSCSFLFHLVLLKVRQSHPLCRVPALAAIVTFLTYTAGPFTGAFFNPALATATTFQCSGSSFWDYIQVYWLGPLTGMLVALLLFQGNIPRLFQKNLLYSQKSKYKVPKAKVTAQVEGDKPQRKRKGGKSNSEPRA, from the exons atgaagttttttgTTCCTTCTGGAAGAGCCGTCAGCTCCGGGGAGCTGCTGGATGCTCTCAGGTGTGAATGC GGGCTGGGGGCTCAGTGCCTGGCGGAGATAACACCAGGATTTCCTGGGACAAACAACTTGGTGgctgttccagctgctgtgagtccagcagct cctgtggcacTGGCATTGCCCCGTGGGGGCCACACGTGTGGCCTTTCCCAGGCCTGTGGGGCTGTGCCACGTTTGCTTTTGCTTGCCTTTATAAAGAGAAGGGTGCAGgagcttcctctgctccctcccagactctgccccagcacagccttcaCTATGGATGGCTTGAATGTCtccattgctttttttttcctggttgttGGGGTGTGCCAGGTGCTCAGGTGGCTTTCCAAGAGGCTTCTGTCCCACAGAACGCACGGCTGCCTTGCCAGGGAATTTGCTGGCTCATTCCAGTTGTGCACCAGCTGCCTGGAGCTGAGGATGCTGATGGACATTGGCCCCTGGAGTGGTGGCTTTGGCCTGGATGTGGTGCtgaccctcctcttcctcctctccgCTGTCCACGGCGCCTCTTCTGACGGAGCATCCGCCAACCCCACGGTGTCCCTGCAGGAGTTCCTGCTCCTCGAGTCCAGCCTGGCAGTCACAGTGGCCAAGCTGCTGGCCCAGGGTGTGGgtgcagggacaggctgggctgTCACCCGGCTCTACTGGTCCTGGGAGCTGACCCAGCTCCACTTCATCCAGAACCTGATCGCGCCCGAGTGCAGCTCCTCCATCCGCGCCTCCCTGCCCCACGCTGCCTTCGTGGAaggctcctgctccttcctgttCCACCTTGTGCTGCTCAAGGTGAGGCAGAGTCACCCCCTGTGCCGGGTCCCTGCGCTGGCAGCCATCGTCACCTTCCTGACCTACACAG CTGGACCATTCACGGGGGCCTTCTTCAACCCTGCCCTGGCCACAGCCACCACCTTCCAGTGCTCGGGGAGCAGCTTCTGGGACTACATCCAGGTTTACTGGCTGGGACCCCTCACAG GGATGCTCGTTGCCCTCCTGCTGTTCCAGGGCAACATCCCACGCCTCTTCCAGAAAAACCTCCTCTACAGCCAGAAGAGCAAATACAAGGTGCCCAAGGCAAAGGTGACAGCGCAGGTGGAGGGTGACAAACcacagaggaagaggaaaggggGGAAGAGCAACTCAGAGCCCCGTGCCTGA